Below is a genomic region from Sulfitobacter sp. OXR-159.
CATCTTCGCGACCATTTCAGGCGACAGCACGCCGGGGCCGGAGAGACCAAGGAAGAGGTCCGCCCCGTCGATCACATCGTCCAGCGTACGCAGGTCGGACTTCTGCGCATATTCCGCTTTGCTGGGGTTCATGTCCTCGGTCCGGCCTTCATAGACCAGCCCGTTGATGTCACACAGCCAGACGTTTTCGCGCTTTACACCCAGTTTCAGCAGCATGTTCAGGCAAGCAATCCCCGCAGCGCCGCCGCCGGTCGAGACGATCTTGATGTCCTCGAACTTCTTACCTGCCACATGCAGCGCGTTTTTCGCTGCCGCGCCGACGACGATGGCGGTGCCGTGCTGGTCATCGTGGAAGACGGGGATGTTCATCCGCTCGCGGCAGATTTTCTCGACGACGAAACAATCGGGGGCTTTGATGTCTTCGAGGTTGATCGCGCCGAAGCTTGGCTCCATCGCGCAGACGATCTCGGCCAGCTTTTCGGGGTCGGCTTGGTCCAGCTCGATGTCGAAGCAATCGATATTGGCGAATTTCTTGAAGAGCACGGCCTTGCCCTCCATCACCGGTTTCGACGCCAGCGCGCCGATATTGCCCAGCCCCAACACCGCAGTGCCATTGGTGACCACGGCCACCAGATTGCCGCGCGAGGTATAGCGGGCGGCAGTATCCGGGTCGTTCTTGATCTCGATACAAGCCTCGGCCACGCCGGGCGAATAGGCGCGTGCCAGATCGCGGCCATTGGCCAGCGGTTTGGTCGCGCGGACCTCCAGCTTACCGGGCCGGGGGTGTTCGTGGTAGTCCAATGCAGCTTGGCGCAAGTTGGGGGTGTCGGACATCGTTCATGCTCCTCCCGAATAATGGTTTAGCGTTAAACTAATTTTTGCGCGCAAGCAAAGCGGCATTTGAGCGGGTCGGTCTTGGCGGCGGGTGGCTTTGCGCCAGCGTCGCCCTTGCGGGCCATTTTGCGCAGGCTTTAAGAGGCAATTGAGGGGGCATGTGGTTTTGCATCGCACAGGGCGGGGCAATTTTCTATAGTCCGAGAAAAGGGAGAGCCTAATGACTGATTTGCGCGACGCGGCTGTGTTGGTGCGGGAAAACGCCCATGCGCCCTATTCGAATTTCAAGGTCGGTGCGGCGATCCGCACGGCGTCGGGCGCGGTATTCAGCGGCTGCAATGTCGAAAACGTCGCCTACCCGCAGGGCACCTGTGCCGAGGCTGGGGCGATTGCCGCCATGGTCGCAGCGGGCGAGCGTGACATCGCCGAGGTCTATGTGGTGGCGGGCAGCGATATGCCGGTGACGCCCTGCGGCGGCTGCCGCCAGAAATTGGCGGAGTTTTCGGGCGACAAGGTGTCGGTGACCATGGCGACCGTGGCGGGCAAAGAGCAGCAGATGACCATGGGCGATTTGCTGCCGGGGGCCTTTGGCGCTGCCCATATGCAGGGTTAACCGTATGAGCGCGCGGGATATTCTGGCGCGGCTGCGCCATGGTGAGGCATTGGATGCAGAGGCCCTGACTTGGATGGCAGGCGCGCTGGCCGATGGCCGTGTCAGTAACGCGCAGGCCGGGGCCTTTGCCATGGGCATCTGCCTCAATGGGTTGGACCAGCCGGGCCGGGTGGCCTTGACCCTTGCGATGCGCGATTCGGGGCAGGTGTTGGACTGGGATTTGGACGGTCCCGTGCTCGACAAACACTCCACCGGCGGCGTGGGCGATTGCGTGTCGCTGATCCTTGCCCCGGCGCTGGCGGCTTGCGGCGCTTACGTGCCGATGATCTCGGGCCGGGGTTTGGGGCACACGGGCGGCACGCTGGATAAGCTCGAGGCGATCCCCGGCGTTAGCACGCAGTTGGAAGAGGCGCAGTTTCGCGCGGTCGTGCGGGACGTGGGCTGCGCCATTGTCAGCGCCAGCGGCGACATCGCCCCGGCGGACCGGCGGCTTTATGCGGTGCGGGATGTGACTTCGACCGTGGATTCGCTCGATCTGATCACCGCCTCGATCCTGTCGAAAAAGCTCGCCGCTGGGCTGGATGGGTTGGTGCTGGATGTAAAGGTCGGCTCGGGCGCTTTCATGAAGGAACTGTCGCAGGCGCGCGCCTTGGCCGAAGCACTAAGCGGCACCGCCACGGCGGCGGGTTGCCCGACGACGGCGGTGATCAGCGATATGAACCAGCCGCTGGTGCCGAGCCTTGGCAACGCGCTGGAAGTGGCCGAGGTGATGCGGGTGTTAACCGGAGCGGCCACCGGGCCAATCCTTGATGTAACGGCTGAACTGGGGGGCGGTCTGCTCGCCAATGGAGGACTGGCCGCGAGTGCCGAGGCGGGGGCCGATGCCCTGCG
It encodes:
- a CDS encoding cytidine deaminase — protein: MTDLRDAAVLVRENAHAPYSNFKVGAAIRTASGAVFSGCNVENVAYPQGTCAEAGAIAAMVAAGERDIAEVYVVAGSDMPVTPCGGCRQKLAEFSGDKVSVTMATVAGKEQQMTMGDLLPGAFGAAHMQG
- a CDS encoding thymidine phosphorylase, with the translated sequence MSARDILARLRHGEALDAEALTWMAGALADGRVSNAQAGAFAMGICLNGLDQPGRVALTLAMRDSGQVLDWDLDGPVLDKHSTGGVGDCVSLILAPALAACGAYVPMISGRGLGHTGGTLDKLEAIPGVSTQLEEAQFRAVVRDVGCAIVSASGDIAPADRRLYAVRDVTSTVDSLDLITASILSKKLAAGLDGLVLDVKVGSGAFMKELSQARALAEALSGTATAAGCPTTAVISDMNQPLVPSLGNALEVAEVMRVLTGAATGPILDVTAELGGGLLANGGLAASAEAGADALRAAVRDGRALEHFTRMLSAMGAPADFAENWGRILPKAPVIRAVPAPRGGTVSEIDGAALGMAVVNLGGGRVVEADQIDPAVGLSEVLRLGDEVRAGQPLALIHAAGDAAADAAEAAVLAAITLGDTPVKAPDLILERIG